A window of the Fibrobacter sp. UWH6 genome harbors these coding sequences:
- a CDS encoding glycoside hydrolase family 9 protein — protein sequence MSKSFKKLVGILLFLGMAASSVIAADLPNLDRTDKVHDRRYQDSVNVYGRRSIRLNQSGFRPQDYKYAYVADPKATKFSVVDAKTGAESFSGSLSLIRSNAIKPNIWINGAFNSLESVYEFGDTTETTNTESLYRADFTKLSPTTPGEYFVVVGNDTSATFHIHPSIYNAILENSLKFFGIQRCGNTKSHFHGACHLQDGSRVGHDLTGGWHDCGDHFKVAETVGYASYVLSMVYLTYQDKAEDRYGNSYADTVFTDGIPDVLYEAKVGTDYIMKLYNASVEDGLIEKGDMYHTVGMSDFDHAFWDLPERQDKQSQAKGGPDRLVLKDIGTNVAGVYAAALANVAAGYKVYDPDYSDSLLEAAKTIYSKIVKPTFIKYGSEKEGEFSEKACARKGKATFYKTDPTDPIQFNGKGYYSGMGLCEDDAAAAATSLWYATGDTTYKYDLFNNKELNVNSHAVYDLAFFEAGYLGTGPGFNNSWATDYQNLFAYVLFSIQKLILNDPQVTAKYNISETERDALTKRVMAAFRKQIQTNTSGDSTAVTYPGSAGEPRESETKVQVTPPYNLVWPGFDWGVVRYNMGSAVAVFLLYELMQDERYLRVSLDNMYYALGANPWDISLLLGAGDKNPQHPHNRAANPDGYNAGAMPYKYKCPIGALMGGREPTKTLIEDWSKFTSTETCIDFSAQLLFPAQSLAQTLPIDAEGPLFSNIAGTPISDTEAIISWDANEVALVTVFYNTSPDLSTAKSVQQSKATKGGAITLEGLTLGETYYFFLEGMDTKRNMTTDDNHGQWYQFTMTKAATTISGVTICQVDNRSAKIYWWSSDRMNGVVNYGTSMSALNEAQNAEGGAVLFHEAKLTDLQPGTTYYFTVSSGITTDNNGGTGYSFTTDSYATYADLEIYIKPSSYQAECTNWQDCHEFFISISNNDSISFHDFEVRLYLGKSSNFQVITWTPLTQNWNGNGTMKSIKEISFGNPTPTNGEYYLPITIKDTLSVSGQMIFQVKFMDGGATFKDFDGGWSLIPHTASSDPAYFAGVDLTQAPYFTAQETEAVETDANGNKVISYVEDPYIVVYYHGKHIYGYGPDYTPENGPQVNRTVALNFTSPFISPHYSVETVDSAISYVGSSTVSPTGFLDDLEMNGVSQDFVYDASPRTDSFIFKKDSILGYGNNYVEWVSWHNHGANKSSQNQYDCACAIYRTNVEVDTITTPPEQRYLVFDKKQYVTYKGENGAHKAEVHVSLLDSTMALMDTVSITLELTTDNNTVQFYATYDATISITSITLINGEATFYVASSIADTTIMYARSSGGSKIEYQPASAELFIQDLPPWPIIEVAKMVDTDCDNKPDALNITLSKAYDDSASFIEVRYLYKSDTLTTTNIVSQSGKDIVLALNISDTTTNTNPSGYIALLSNYKGEIKNEEAQYLDGIAPTLLSISVLERMDTAKTDKVYMKFSEPISAPGEIWPIQLFATDKSTKAEAPTVLFSQLYNDSLNVWEFEIAFNADGSSAVTEGMFGQLLTTSSITDKSGNKVSEVCGQPILPITLKLLPIPLQYAVISDADEDGSAEHIDLQYSRAMDRKHIPDQISIIFGKAKPETLWVAGTSLTFTPDSLYASLNLPIPFSYGNTSGPYDGGTIGMNNAGKVAQHLGSDASYESNEILAKDSVGPVFVSAHLTRTDKFDLLDIEISEPVNIHDINQIFYRQKNGDADSAIYQNTIQSCALLGGNSHIQGIYLQNDKITINDGSLLRMQPKEFSALVDQNGNTPSLNNPWIPISGSGNPTIKFDIHLREQVTRPLATDLSLPGKSGIRFYALDVNTKKLDLIENGQIVQTGISPDLLRGAIWEIEMEVPRGASTSESAAWDALTFKLNMPIYSNLGSYVNRSLVRYVLTSDKHLSTAGKIKLYLEWPNMAVTGLQSENGRSVGTGAYIFKAQIDYIFTPNLSKDSKTISRFNYKDSYDKTEKFGVKRAK from the coding sequence ATGAGTAAAAGTTTCAAGAAACTAGTTGGAATTTTATTGTTTTTAGGCATGGCGGCATCCAGTGTAATTGCAGCCGACCTTCCAAACCTTGACAGGACCGACAAGGTCCATGACCGTCGCTACCAGGACTCAGTCAACGTTTACGGCCGACGTTCTATTCGTCTGAACCAAAGTGGTTTTAGACCGCAGGATTACAAATACGCCTATGTGGCCGACCCAAAGGCCACCAAGTTCTCTGTCGTTGACGCCAAGACGGGGGCAGAATCCTTTAGCGGATCATTAAGCCTAATCCGTTCTAACGCCATCAAGCCAAACATTTGGATTAACGGAGCTTTTAATTCTCTTGAAAGCGTTTATGAATTCGGCGATACGACGGAAACAACCAATACAGAAAGTCTCTATAGGGCAGACTTCACCAAGTTATCCCCTACCACACCTGGCGAATACTTTGTCGTGGTGGGAAATGATACTTCAGCGACCTTCCATATCCATCCGTCTATATACAACGCCATTCTTGAAAACTCTCTGAAGTTCTTCGGCATTCAACGTTGCGGAAATACGAAATCCCATTTCCATGGAGCATGCCATCTGCAGGACGGTTCCAGAGTAGGCCATGACTTGACAGGTGGCTGGCACGATTGCGGTGACCATTTCAAGGTTGCAGAAACCGTAGGCTATGCCTCATACGTTTTATCCATGGTCTACCTCACCTACCAGGACAAGGCCGAAGACCGTTACGGGAACTCCTATGCCGACACGGTGTTTACCGATGGCATTCCCGACGTTCTGTACGAGGCCAAAGTCGGAACCGATTACATCATGAAGCTCTATAACGCTTCTGTGGAAGATGGTCTCATTGAAAAAGGCGATATGTATCATACCGTGGGCATGAGTGACTTTGACCATGCCTTCTGGGATTTGCCCGAACGTCAGGACAAACAGTCTCAGGCAAAAGGTGGTCCTGATCGACTGGTTCTCAAGGACATCGGAACGAACGTTGCCGGCGTTTATGCAGCGGCCCTGGCCAACGTTGCCGCAGGCTATAAAGTCTACGACCCCGATTATTCGGATTCCCTCCTAGAAGCAGCCAAGACAATCTATTCCAAGATTGTCAAGCCCACATTCATAAAATACGGAAGCGAAAAGGAAGGGGAATTTTCAGAAAAAGCCTGCGCTAGAAAAGGAAAGGCCACTTTCTACAAGACCGATCCTACCGATCCAATCCAGTTTAATGGTAAGGGTTACTACTCCGGCATGGGTCTCTGCGAAGACGATGCGGCAGCGGCCGCCACCTCTCTTTGGTACGCAACCGGAGACACGACCTATAAATATGACTTGTTCAACAACAAGGAACTGAATGTCAATAGCCATGCCGTATATGACCTAGCCTTCTTTGAAGCTGGTTATCTGGGAACAGGTCCGGGTTTCAACAATTCCTGGGCAACAGACTATCAGAATCTTTTTGCCTATGTCCTGTTCTCGATCCAGAAATTGATTCTTAACGATCCGCAAGTTACAGCCAAGTACAACATTTCTGAAACGGAACGAGATGCACTCACAAAGCGAGTCATGGCCGCTTTCCGCAAGCAGATCCAAACAAACACTAGCGGAGATTCCACCGCAGTTACCTATCCGGGATCCGCAGGAGAACCCAGAGAAAGCGAGACTAAGGTTCAAGTAACACCGCCCTACAACCTGGTATGGCCAGGCTTTGACTGGGGTGTTGTCCGTTACAATATGGGTTCGGCCGTCGCTGTGTTCCTTCTTTACGAACTGATGCAGGATGAACGCTACCTGAGAGTTTCTCTTGACAACATGTATTATGCATTAGGTGCAAACCCCTGGGATATTTCTCTGCTACTGGGCGCTGGCGACAAGAACCCGCAGCACCCCCATAACCGAGCCGCCAACCCCGATGGATATAATGCAGGCGCAATGCCCTACAAGTACAAGTGCCCCATCGGCGCCCTCATGGGAGGACGTGAACCCACAAAGACATTGATTGAAGACTGGAGCAAATTCACCTCTACAGAAACTTGCATTGACTTCTCTGCACAGCTTCTCTTCCCGGCTCAGAGTTTGGCACAAACCTTGCCCATCGATGCAGAAGGTCCGCTGTTCAGCAACATTGCAGGCACTCCGATTTCTGACACAGAAGCCATTATTAGCTGGGACGCAAACGAAGTCGCCCTGGTAACCGTATTCTACAACACCTCCCCCGATCTTTCTACCGCCAAGTCCGTGCAGCAATCAAAGGCAACCAAGGGCGGCGCCATTACCTTGGAAGGTCTGACCTTGGGTGAAACCTACTACTTCTTCCTGGAAGGTATGGACACCAAGCGCAATATGACCACCGATGACAATCATGGACAGTGGTACCAGTTTACCATGACCAAGGCCGCCACAACGATCAGCGGCGTAACCATCTGCCAGGTCGACAATAGGAGCGCAAAGATTTACTGGTGGTCTTCTGACCGCATGAATGGCGTTGTCAATTACGGCACCTCCATGAGCGCCCTGAACGAAGCTCAAAATGCAGAAGGCGGAGCTGTTCTGTTCCACGAAGCAAAACTTACCGATTTACAGCCGGGCACGACATACTACTTTACCGTTTCTTCAGGCATCACCACCGATAACAACGGCGGCACAGGTTACAGTTTCACAACGGATTCCTACGCCACCTACGCCGACCTGGAAATATATATCAAGCCCAGTTCCTACCAGGCAGAATGCACCAACTGGCAAGACTGCCATGAATTCTTCATTTCTATATCCAACAACGATTCCATCAGCTTCCATGATTTTGAAGTCAGACTCTATCTGGGTAAATCGTCAAACTTCCAGGTAATCACCTGGACTCCCCTTACCCAGAACTGGAATGGCAATGGAACCATGAAATCGATCAAGGAGATTTCTTTCGGAAACCCCACTCCTACAAATGGCGAGTACTACCTGCCCATTACCATCAAGGATACCTTGAGCGTTTCGGGCCAGATGATTTTCCAGGTCAAGTTTATGGATGGCGGAGCCACCTTCAAGGACTTTGATGGCGGCTGGTCCCTCATTCCCCATACAGCAAGCAGCGACCCGGCCTATTTCGCAGGCGTAGACCTTACACAGGCTCCCTACTTCACCGCCCAGGAAACTGAAGCGGTGGAAACCGATGCCAACGGCAACAAGGTTATTTCCTACGTGGAAGACCCCTACATCGTTGTTTACTATCACGGCAAGCATATCTACGGCTATGGCCCCGACTACACTCCGGAAAATGGTCCCCAGGTCAACCGCACCGTAGCCCTGAATTTCACCTCGCCCTTTATCAGCCCCCATTATTCTGTTGAAACAGTTGACTCCGCAATCTCCTATGTGGGATCCAGCACCGTAAGCCCCACAGGCTTCCTGGATGACCTGGAAATGAATGGAGTCTCCCAGGACTTCGTATACGACGCCTCTCCGCGTACCGACTCCTTCATCTTCAAGAAGGATTCCATTCTAGGTTACGGTAACAACTACGTAGAATGGGTCAGCTGGCACAACCATGGCGCCAATAAGAGTTCCCAGAATCAGTATGACTGCGCCTGCGCCATCTATAGGACCAACGTAGAAGTCGACACCATTACAACCCCGCCGGAACAGCGCTATCTTGTTTTTGACAAGAAGCAGTATGTTACCTACAAGGGCGAAAATGGAGCCCACAAGGCCGAAGTTCACGTATCCCTGCTAGACAGTACAATGGCCCTTATGGATACGGTTAGCATTACGCTGGAACTGACTACAGACAACAATACGGTTCAGTTCTATGCCACCTATGATGCCACAATCTCTATTACCAGCATCACCCTGATTAATGGAGAAGCCACATTCTATGTCGCCTCCAGCATTGCAGACACGACCATAATGTATGCCCGCAGCAGTGGCGGCTCCAAGATTGAGTACCAGCCAGCCTCTGCGGAACTATTCATTCAGGATCTGCCGCCCTGGCCCATTATCGAAGTGGCCAAGATGGTAGACACCGATTGCGACAACAAGCCAGACGCATTGAACATCACCCTGTCAAAGGCTTACGACGACAGTGCCTCCTTCATCGAGGTCAGATACCTTTATAAGTCCGATACCCTTACAACAACCAATATCGTCAGCCAATCCGGAAAGGACATTGTCCTCGCTCTCAATATCAGCGACACCACAACGAACACGAATCCCTCCGGATACATAGCCCTCCTCTCTAACTATAAGGGAGAAATCAAGAACGAGGAAGCTCAATACCTAGACGGTATCGCACCCACTTTGCTGTCAATCTCCGTTCTGGAACGTATGGACACCGCGAAAACAGATAAGGTGTACATGAAGTTCAGCGAACCGATTTCGGCCCCCGGCGAAATCTGGCCCATCCAGCTTTTCGCAACGGATAAGTCGACTAAGGCAGAGGCCCCCACCGTCTTGTTCTCTCAGCTTTACAACGACTCCTTGAACGTTTGGGAATTCGAAATTGCCTTCAACGCTGATGGCAGTTCCGCCGTAACAGAAGGCATGTTCGGCCAGCTGTTGACCACCAGTTCCATTACCGACAAGAGCGGCAACAAGGTATCTGAAGTCTGCGGGCAGCCCATCCTCCCCATAACTCTGAAGTTACTGCCAATCCCGCTGCAGTATGCAGTGATTTCCGACGCAGACGAAGACGGCTCTGCAGAACATATCGACCTGCAATACTCCCGAGCCATGGACAGAAAACACATTCCTGACCAGATATCCATTATCTTCGGCAAGGCAAAGCCGGAAACTCTGTGGGTTGCAGGCACCTCCCTGACCTTCACTCCGGACAGTCTCTACGCAAGCCTGAATCTCCCTATTCCCTTCAGCTACGGTAACACAAGCGGTCCTTATGATGGAGGAACCATCGGGATGAACAATGCAGGTAAGGTTGCACAGCACCTCGGTTCAGACGCATCCTACGAATCAAACGAAATTCTCGCAAAGGATTCTGTCGGTCCCGTGTTCGTGTCCGCACACCTCACAAGGACAGACAAGTTTGACCTGCTGGACATCGAAATTAGTGAACCGGTAAATATCCACGACATAAATCAAATTTTCTACCGCCAGAAAAATGGCGACGCGGATTCGGCAATCTATCAAAACACGATTCAGTCTTGCGCGCTACTCGGCGGAAATTCTCATATACAGGGAATCTACCTGCAGAATGACAAGATTACCATTAACGACGGAAGTCTGCTCCGTATGCAGCCCAAGGAATTCAGCGCCCTGGTGGACCAGAACGGAAACACCCCCTCGCTGAACAACCCCTGGATTCCTATTTCTGGTTCTGGTAATCCGACCATCAAGTTTGACATTCACCTCCGCGAACAGGTGACAAGACCCCTTGCTACCGACTTGAGCCTTCCCGGAAAGTCCGGTATAAGATTCTATGCACTTGACGTAAATACAAAAAAATTAGACCTTATAGAGAACGGTCAAATCGTTCAAACAGGAATCAGTCCCGATCTTCTCCGTGGAGCCATCTGGGAAATCGAGATGGAAGTCCCCCGTGGAGCCTCCACTTCGGAATCTGCAGCATGGGACGCACTCACATTCAAACTTAACATGCCTATCTACTCCAACCTGGGCAGCTATGTTAACCGTTCCCTGGTTCGGTACGTCTTGACTTCCGACAAGCATCTGTCAACTGCCGGCAAGATAAAACTCTACCTGGAATGGCCCAATATGGCAGTAACAGGCCTTCAGTCTGAAAATGGACGCTCTGTGGGAACAGGTGCCTACATATTCAAGGCTCAGATAGACTACATTTTCACACCGAACCTGTCTAAGGATAGTAAGACAATCAGCAGATTCAATTACAAGGATTCCTACGACAAAACCGAAAAGTTTGGTGTAAAACGAGCAAAATAA
- a CDS encoding PAS domain-containing sensor histidine kinase, with product MLGNKMTVQLIPKPLRRLILINIVWNLCSIIGILFFSGIMEPGSSAHIGRQIVFGIQALAWIRVGNECYHIGEQVSFKKHEKFRTLSNTIGTIIILALTLLLAIAPEALTSLTFWEIQPFKERPIFIAFVLIYMVFLLPSYIAVIYQLGRNGLSSINVVAAKTSSYMGVSFAIIAALAFCFDIIIPLLKGVYTGPEKFIPGTTQLMIWNQFMAVFLTLLCGQYYTSVSYKNKSSYWLVNKLISKMEEGIIYFDDNGQIEHANQGAAKLLGISTTNMKGRSIKSIFPPSLEFFKETVYNDIRITINGETHSFKIHFFKNSQTLTTVLNIAFFVDQSKTLLLQQNLKTLNDQYVEYTHDLVRYQDRLNREASIKAEKENVLNTLINALPFRVWYKNELGVYQKQNQLDLEKNGAREGASDDAQDITSFERDARELGEVRVHPSIEDKDGKEITQDEANALAKNGESYGFFDNMYIPIIQGKAPYKTLCIKVDMTEQRRLEQERNMLREQKFIHSRLEELGTMCGAFAHDYNNILGSQIGFCQLAQEMLPEGHQASMFIAEALKAAQRGKTSLEELLNAIRGNASAATPAMVFSPYMIIEDVVKKVSLTLPPNITLNSRELDHSLKIKGIVASLDRIISNMANNAIFAMKKTGGTLTFTLHQAILEKELITPYAPPVPAGQYAQMDISDTGSGMDSGTLERIFAPFFTTKAPGEGLGLGLSSALRLLKEGNAYFTVHTTLGKGTTFNLYWPLYIESETETKKED from the coding sequence ATGCTCGGAAACAAGATGACGGTTCAGCTGATACCGAAGCCGCTCCGTCGTCTGATCTTGATTAACATCGTCTGGAACCTGTGTAGTATCATCGGCATTCTCTTTTTTAGCGGAATCATGGAACCCGGTTCATCGGCTCATATCGGGCGCCAGATTGTATTCGGGATCCAGGCTCTCGCCTGGATTAGAGTCGGTAATGAATGCTACCATATTGGAGAACAGGTATCGTTCAAGAAGCACGAAAAATTCCGCACCCTATCCAACACCATCGGAACTATTATCATCCTAGCATTAACTCTATTGCTAGCGATTGCTCCCGAAGCTTTGACCAGTTTGACTTTTTGGGAAATCCAGCCGTTTAAGGAACGTCCAATTTTCATTGCATTCGTTCTTATATACATGGTCTTCCTGTTGCCCAGCTACATAGCCGTCATTTATCAACTGGGACGAAACGGACTCAGCTCCATCAACGTCGTGGCGGCCAAGACCAGTTCTTACATGGGTGTGTCCTTCGCTATCATTGCGGCTCTGGCCTTCTGTTTCGACATCATCATTCCCTTGCTGAAGGGAGTCTATACCGGCCCCGAAAAATTCATACCGGGCACAACGCAGCTCATGATCTGGAACCAGTTCATGGCGGTATTCCTCACTCTTCTTTGCGGTCAATACTACACCTCGGTATCTTATAAAAATAAAAGTTCCTACTGGTTAGTTAACAAGCTGATCAGCAAGATGGAAGAAGGCATCATCTATTTCGATGACAACGGACAAATCGAGCATGCCAACCAGGGCGCCGCTAAGTTGTTAGGAATTTCCACGACCAACATGAAAGGTCGTTCCATCAAGAGTATCTTCCCGCCCAGTCTGGAATTCTTCAAGGAAACGGTCTACAACGACATTCGCATTACCATCAACGGCGAGACGCACTCTTTCAAGATTCATTTCTTCAAGAACAGTCAGACCTTGACCACCGTGCTGAACATCGCCTTTTTTGTAGACCAGTCAAAGACCTTGCTCCTACAGCAAAATTTGAAGACGTTGAACGACCAGTATGTGGAATACACTCACGACCTCGTCCGTTACCAGGACCGTCTAAATAGAGAAGCCAGCATCAAGGCCGAAAAGGAAAACGTCCTGAACACCTTGATTAACGCGCTCCCCTTTAGAGTGTGGTACAAGAACGAACTGGGTGTCTACCAGAAACAGAATCAGCTGGATCTAGAAAAGAACGGTGCCCGCGAAGGCGCCAGCGATGACGCTCAGGACATTACCAGTTTTGAACGGGATGCAAGAGAACTGGGCGAAGTCCGCGTACACCCCTCCATCGAAGATAAGGACGGCAAGGAGATTACCCAGGACGAAGCCAACGCGCTGGCCAAGAATGGGGAATCCTACGGATTCTTCGACAACATGTACATTCCTATTATCCAGGGCAAGGCCCCCTACAAGACCCTGTGTATCAAGGTGGACATGACGGAACAGCGCAGACTGGAACAGGAACGTAACATGCTCCGCGAACAGAAGTTCATCCATTCCCGCCTCGAAGAATTGGGTACTATGTGCGGTGCATTCGCCCATGACTACAACAACATTCTCGGTTCCCAGATTGGGTTCTGCCAACTTGCCCAGGAAATGCTTCCCGAAGGACACCAAGCCAGCATGTTCATCGCCGAAGCCCTGAAGGCCGCCCAGCGAGGCAAGACATCCCTAGAAGAACTGTTGAACGCCATCCGCGGAAACGCCAGCGCTGCAACGCCGGCCATGGTGTTCTCTCCCTACATGATTATCGAAGATGTGGTTAAGAAGGTTTCGCTGACTCTTCCGCCCAACATTACGCTGAACAGCCGAGAACTGGACCACAGCCTAAAAATCAAGGGCATCGTCGCCTCTTTGGACCGCATCATAAGCAACATGGCCAACAACGCTATTTTCGCCATGAAGAAGACCGGAGGCACCCTGACATTCACCCTCCACCAGGCAATTCTGGAAAAGGAACTGATTACCCCCTATGCGCCCCCCGTACCGGCAGGACAATACGCCCAGATGGACATTTCGGATACCGGCAGCGGCATGGATTCGGGAACCCTGGAACGCATATTCGCCCCCTTCTTTACCACCAAGGCACCGGGCGAAGGCCTGGGATTGGGCCTTTCTTCGGCCCTAAGACTGCTAAAAGAGGGAAATGCGTACTTCACTGTGCATACAACCTTAGGTAAGGGCACAACTTTTAATCTATATTGGCCTTTGTATATAGAAAGTGAAACTGAAACGAAGAAGGAGGACTAA
- a CDS encoding response regulator transcription factor gives MSTILVIDDDEQFNLMLKSALEIKGYSVETASNGKDAKALYQNKTYDVIITDIIMPDVDGYEVILDLRRLNMSDRTIAVSGGGRTAADDYLITAQHFDVAATFNKPVDLQALRAKVEEIIKAHA, from the coding sequence ATGTCCACTATTTTGGTTATCGATGACGACGAACAGTTCAACCTGATGTTGAAATCCGCTCTTGAAATCAAGGGCTATTCCGTCGAAACAGCCTCTAACGGTAAGGACGCCAAGGCCCTTTACCAGAACAAGACTTATGACGTGATCATCACCGACATCATCATGCCGGATGTTGACGGTTACGAAGTCATCCTGGACCTCCGTCGCCTGAACATGAGCGACCGTACCATCGCCGTTAGCGGTGGTGGCAGAACTGCAGCCGACGACTATCTGATTACCGCACAGCACTTCGATGTTGCCGCTACCTTCAACAAGCCGGTGGACCTGCAGGCTCTCCGCGCCAAGGTAGAAGAAATCATCAAGGCTCACGCCTAA
- a CDS encoding sigma-54 dependent transcriptional regulator, which yields MNILIADFDQKFISDIQRSWSVAGTNLRTCSTESELMPIAKEGSIDLAFIEVPFLMQDNMDMVSYLKERHPGIEIFVLCDDRNWQGAASAITRGANSFLKKPVTLSLLESTAQKIQAQLQNKSNNQLMESQVLDSLLGNTPEMRKILKTVYKIAPTNSTVLITGESGSGKEFLANVVHRYSKRANEPFVAVNCGAIPENLVESELFGSKKGAYTGSTTDKKGLFESANGGTLFLDEVGELSPATQVKLLRFLQSHEIRRVGETEARYLDVRIIAATNRNLQDRMVSGNFREDLYYRLNTFHLQLPPLRERKAALPNLIKYFILKNKESQGKDIVDVEPAALYALTKYPYPGNIRELENILEHAIVLSEGGIIRFEDLPENVQNVSREATVAIPHIKREADSETEESAEQNAATESIDYGTVVFNAPISPIAIAHESSPATPTVAAPAAAPVEENDDLITLEEMERRYILRALSVCKNNKTLVCSKLGISRATLWRKLKDLKIEMNGED from the coding sequence ATGAACATCCTGATCGCTGACTTTGATCAGAAATTTATCAGCGACATCCAGCGTTCCTGGTCTGTAGCAGGCACCAACCTGCGTACTTGCAGTACCGAGAGCGAACTCATGCCTATTGCAAAAGAAGGTTCGATAGACCTTGCGTTTATCGAGGTTCCTTTCTTGATGCAAGACAATATGGATATGGTGAGCTACCTCAAGGAACGCCACCCGGGAATTGAAATTTTTGTACTGTGCGATGACCGCAACTGGCAGGGAGCAGCCAGCGCCATCACCCGCGGAGCCAACAGTTTCTTAAAGAAACCCGTAACGCTTTCGCTACTGGAAAGCACCGCACAGAAAATCCAGGCTCAGCTTCAGAACAAGTCCAACAACCAGCTCATGGAGTCTCAGGTGCTGGACAGCCTTTTGGGAAACACTCCCGAAATGCGAAAGATTCTGAAGACGGTCTACAAGATCGCCCCTACCAACAGCACAGTCCTCATCACCGGCGAATCCGGTTCCGGCAAGGAATTCCTGGCCAACGTGGTACACCGCTACAGCAAGCGAGCCAACGAGCCCTTCGTAGCCGTAAACTGCGGAGCCATTCCCGAGAACCTTGTGGAAAGTGAATTGTTCGGTAGCAAGAAGGGAGCCTACACCGGCTCTACCACCGACAAGAAGGGCTTGTTCGAATCCGCCAACGGAGGCACGCTCTTCCTTGATGAAGTGGGCGAACTTTCTCCTGCGACCCAAGTCAAGTTGCTGCGATTCTTGCAGAGTCATGAAATTCGCAGGGTAGGCGAAACCGAAGCCCGCTACCTGGACGTTCGCATTATCGCCGCCACCAACAGGAACCTGCAAGACCGCATGGTCAGCGGAAATTTCCGCGAAGACCTGTACTACCGACTGAACACGTTCCATCTGCAATTGCCGCCCCTTCGCGAACGAAAGGCTGCGCTTCCCAACCTGATTAAATACTTTATTCTAAAGAACAAGGAAAGTCAGGGCAAGGATATCGTAGATGTGGAACCGGCGGCCTTGTATGCCCTGACCAAATACCCCTACCCCGGCAACATCCGTGAACTGGAAAATATTCTGGAACACGCCATCGTGCTATCCGAGGGGGGCATCATCCGTTTCGAAGACCTCCCCGAAAACGTCCAGAACGTTTCCCGAGAAGCTACCGTCGCTATTCCCCATATCAAGCGGGAAGCAGACAGCGAGACTGAAGAATCTGCTGAGCAGAATGCCGCCACGGAATCTATCGATTACGGAACGGTGGTTTTCAACGCCCCGATCAGCCCCATTGCCATCGCCCACGAAAGCAGCCCCGCAACGCCGACTGTCGCCGCCCCCGCAGCAGCACCCGTCGAAGAAAACGACGACCTGATTACCCTCGAGGAAATGGAACGTCGATATATCCTTCGTGCCCTCAGCGTCTGCAAGAACAACAAGACCCTGGTCTGCAGCAAACTAGGCATCAGCCGCGCCACCCTATGGCGCAAGCTTAAAGACCTCAAGATTGAAATGAACGGGGAAGATTAG
- a CDS encoding class I SAM-dependent rRNA methyltransferase, which produces MADFKNLLLQAHEKRSPLFDVTDAYRVVNGAADGFPGLTLDKFGDRFQIQFFGPELLSQKKTVATAIADVFNPVCLVVKERLSRAGKSLENAPMEVLVGSPADSVGIVHEGPAQFNIDLLDTVNPGLFLDMRSVRLEIGKRCAGRRFLNLFSYTCSFSVHARLGGAEIATNADISGKILDKGRENFKLNGLDLRPGEFFRGNAIEYVHWAQKKGLKFDGIVLDPPSFARFKGANFNVREHLMPLVADCATILNKGGFFMVSSNYSEFNLNAFARDVRDAVASVHGNAQTAWKRSQDIDFNGSGNTKDSCLVATLVEV; this is translated from the coding sequence ATGGCCGACTTCAAGAATCTTCTGCTGCAAGCCCACGAAAAACGTTCGCCTCTCTTTGATGTGACGGATGCCTATCGTGTTGTCAATGGGGCAGCAGATGGCTTTCCCGGCTTGACTCTGGATAAGTTTGGCGACCGTTTTCAGATTCAGTTTTTTGGACCTGAACTGTTGAGTCAGAAAAAGACCGTTGCCACGGCCATAGCAGACGTTTTTAATCCCGTATGCCTTGTGGTTAAGGAACGCCTTTCTCGGGCTGGAAAGTCCCTTGAAAACGCCCCTATGGAGGTCCTAGTTGGTTCTCCTGCTGATTCCGTGGGAATTGTTCACGAAGGACCTGCCCAATTCAACATCGACCTGCTGGATACGGTGAATCCGGGACTCTTCCTGGATATGCGTTCTGTGCGCTTGGAAATAGGTAAACGCTGTGCTGGCAGGCGTTTTTTGAACCTGTTCAGCTATACCTGTTCTTTCTCTGTTCATGCACGCCTCGGCGGTGCTGAAATCGCTACCAATGCCGACATTAGCGGAAAGATTCTGGACAAGGGCCGCGAGAACTTTAAGCTGAATGGACTGGATTTGCGCCCGGGAGAATTCTTCCGTGGTAACGCAATCGAGTACGTTCACTGGGCTCAGAAGAAAGGCCTCAAGTTCGACGGCATCGTTCTGGATCCGCCCAGCTTTGCCCGATTCAAGGGTGCGAACTTTAACGTCAGGGAACACTTGATGCCGCTGGTTGCAGACTGTGCGACCATCCTGAACAAGGGTGGCTTTTTCATGGTCAGTTCCAACTACAGCGAATTCAATTTGAACGCCTTTGCCCGCGATGTCCGGGATGCGGTGGCTTCTGTACATGGAAACGCACAGACCGCCTGGAAACGTTCCCAGGACATTGATTTTAATGGAAGCGGTAACACCAAGGATAGCTGCCTGGTGGCAACTCTCGTTGAAGTCTAA